A DNA window from Gorilla gorilla gorilla isolate KB3781 chromosome 6, NHGRI_mGorGor1-v2.1_pri, whole genome shotgun sequence contains the following coding sequences:
- the GIGYF1 gene encoding GRB10-interacting GYF protein 1 isoform X1 codes for MAAETLNFGPEWLRALSGGGSVASPPPSPAMPKYKLADYRYGREEMLALYVKENKVPEELQDKEFAAVLQDEPLQPLALEPLTEEEQRNFSLSVNSVAVLRLMGKGAGPPLAGTSRGRGSTRSRGRGRGDSCFYQRSIEEGDGAFGRSPREIQRSQSWDDRGERRFEKSARRDGARCGFEEGGAGPRKEHARSDSENWRSLREEQEEEEEGSWRLGAGPRRDGDRWRSASPDGGPRSAGWREHGERRRKFEFDLRGDRGGCGEEEGRGGGGSSHLRRCRAPDGFEEDKDGLPEWCLDDEDEEMGTFDASGAFLPLKKGPKEPIPEEQELDFQGLEEEEEPSEGLEEEGPEAGGKELTPLPPQEEKSSSPSPLPTLGPLWGTNGDGDEAAEKEPPAAEDDIRGIQLSPGVGSSAGPPGDLEDDEGLKHLQQEAEKLVASLQDSSLEEEQFTAAMQTQGLRHSAAATALPLSHGAARKWFYKDPQGEIQGPFTTQEMAEWFQAGYFSMSLLVKRGCDEGFQPLGEVIKMWGRVPFAPGPSPPPLLGNMDQERLKKQQELAAAALYQQLQHQQFLQLVSSRQLPQCALREKAALGDLTPPPPPPPQQQQQQLTAFLQQLQALKPPRGGDQNLLPTMSRSLSVPDSGRLWDVHTSASSQSGGEASLWDIPINSSTQGPILEQLQLQHKFQERREVELRAKREEEERKRREEKRRQQQQEEQKRRQEEEELFRRKHVRQQELLLKLLQQQQAVPVPPAPSSPPPLWAGLAKQGLSMKTLLELQLEGERQLHKQPPPREPARAQAPNHRVQLGGLGTAPLNQWVSEAGPLWGGPDKSGGGSSGLGLWEDTPKSGGSLVRGLGLKNSRSSPSLSDSYSHLSGRPIRKKTEEEEKLLKLLQGIPRPQDGFTQWCEQMLHTLSATGSLDVPMAVAILKEVESPYDVHDYIRSCLGDTLEAKEFAKQFLERRAKQKASQQRQQQQEAWLSSASLQTAFQANHSTKLGPGEGSKAKRRALMLHSDPSILGELGWGRSGTSLAQGRRSPGESSDAASPRLQGTPCTDLLVRSRAWMTTDQPGPPAPGL; via the exons ATGGCAGCAGAGACACTCAACTTTGGGCCTGAGTG GCTCAGGGCCCTGTCCGGGGGCGGCAGCGTGGCCTCCCCACCCCCGTCCCCTGCCATGCCCAAATACAAGCTGGCTGACTACCGTTATGGGCGAGAGGAAATGCTGGCTCTCTACGTCAAGGAGAACAAG GTCCCGGAAGAGCTGCAGGACAAGGAGTTCGCCGCGGTGCTGCAGGACGAGCCACTGCAGCCCCTGGCTCTGGAGCCGCTGACTGAGGAGGAACAG AGAAACTTCTCCCTGTCAGTGAACAGCGTGGCTGTGCTGAGGCTGATGGGGAAAGGGGCTGGCCCCCCGCTGGCTGGCACCTCCCGAGGCAGGGGCAGCACGCGGAGCCGAG GCCGCGGCCGTGGTGACAGCTGCTTTTACCAAAGAAGCATCGAAGAAGGCGATGGGGCCTTTGGACGAAGCCCCCGGGAAATCCAGCGCAGCcagagctgggatgacag AGGCGAGAGGCGGTTTGAGAAGTCAGCAAGGCGGGATGGAG CACGATGTGGCTTTGAGGAGGGAGGGGCTGGCCCAAGGAAGGAGCACGCCCGCTCAGACAGCGAGAACTGGCGCTCCCTACGggaggaacaggaggaggaggaggagggcagctGGAGGCTCGGGGCAGGGCCCCGGCGAGACGGCGACCGCTGGCGCTCCGCCAGCCCTG ATGGTGGTCCCCGCTCTGCTGGCTGGCGGGAACATGGGGAACGGCGGCGCAAGTTTGAATTTGATTTGCGAGGGGATCGAGGAGGGTGTGGTGAAgaggaggggcggggagggggaggcagcTCTCACCTGCGGCGGTGCCGAGCGCCTGACGGCTTTGAGGAGGACAAGGATGGGCTCCCAGAGTGGTGCCTGGACGATGAGGATGAAGAAATGGGCACCTTTGATGCCTCTGGGGCCTTCTTGCCTCTCAAG AAGGGCCCCAAGGAGCCCATTCCTGAGGAGCAGGAGCTGGACTTCCAAgggttggaggaggaggaggaacctTCCGAAGGGCTAGAGGAGGAAGGGCCTGAGGCGG GTGGGAAGGAGCTGACCCCCCTGCCTCCTCAGGAGGAGAAGTCCAGCTCCCCATCCCCACTGCCCACCCTGGGCCCACTCTGGGGGACAAACGGGGATGGGGACGAAGCTGCAGAGAAAGAACCCCCAGCGGCCGAAG ATGATATTCGGGGGATCCAGCTGAGTCCTGGGGTGGGCTCCTCTGCTGGCCCACCCGGAGATCTGGAGGATGATGAAGGCTTGAAGCACCTGCAGCAG GAGGCGGAGAAGCTGGTGGCCTCCCTGCAGGACAGCTCCTTGGAGGAGGAGCAGTTCACGGCTGCCATGCAGACCCAGGGCCTGCGCCACTCTGCAGCCGCCACTGCCCTCCCGCTCAGCCATGGGGCTGCCCGGAAGTGGTTTTACAAGGACCCACAGGGCGAGATCCAAG GCCCCTTCACGACACAGGAGATGGCAGAGTGGTTCCAGGCCGGCTACTTTTCCATGTCACTGCTGGTGAAGCGGGGCTGCGATGAGGGCTTCCAGCCGCTGGGCGAGGTGATCAAGATGTGGGGCCGCGTGCCCTTTGCCCCAGGGCCCTCACCTCCCCCACTGCTG GGAAACATGGACCAGGAGCGGCTGAAGAAGCAACAGGAGCTGGCCGCGGCGGCCTTGTACCAGCAGCTGCAGCACCAGCAGTTTCTCCAGCTGGTTAGCAG CCGCCAGCTCCCGCAATGCGCGCTCCGAGAAAAGGCAGCTCTGGGGGACCTGacaccgccaccgccgccgccgccacagcagcagcagcagcagctcacgGCATTCCTGCAGCAGCTCCAGGCGCTCAAACCCCCCAG AGGCGGGGACCAGAACCTGCTCCCGACGATGAGCCGGTCCTTGTCGGTGCCGGATTCGGGCCGCCTCTGGGACGTACATACCTCAGCCTCATCACAGTCAG gTGGTGAGGCCAGTCTTTGGGACATACCAATTAACTCTTCGACTCAGGGTCCAATTCTAGAACAACTCCAGCTGCAACATAAA TTCCAGGAGCGCAGAGAAGTGGAGCTCAGGGCGAAGCGGGAGGAAGAGGAACGCAAGCGTCGAGAGGAGAAGCGCcgccagcagcagcaggaggagcagaagcggcggcaggaggaggaagagctgtTTCGGCGCAAGCAC GTGCGGCAGCAGGAGCTGTTGCTGAAGTTGCTACAGCAGCAGCAGGCGGTCCCCGTGCCCCCCGCACCCAGCTCCCCGCCCCCACTCTGGGCTGGCCTGGCCAAGCAGGGGCTGTCCATGAAGACGCTCCTGGAGTTGCAGCTGGAGGGCGAGCGGCAGCTGCACAAACAGCCCCCACCTCGGGAGCCAGCTCGGGCCCAGGCCCCCAACCACCGAGTG CAGCTTGGGGGCCTGGGCACTGCCCCCCTGAACCAGTGGGTGTCTGAGGCTGGGCCACTGTGGGGCGGGCCAGACAAGAGTGGGGGCGGCAGCAGCGGCCTGGGGCTCTGGGAGGACACCCCCAAGAGCGGCGGGAGCCTGGTCCGTGGCCTCGGCCTGAAGAACAGCCGGAGCAGCCCATCTCTCAG TGACTCATACAGCCACCTATCGGGTCGGCCCATTCGCAAAAAGAcggaggaagaagagaagctgCTGAAGCTGCTGCAGGGCATTCCCAGGCCCCAGGACGGCTTCACCCAGTGGTGCGAGCAGATGCTGCACACGCTGAGCGCCACGGGCAGCCTGGACG TGCCCATGGCTGTAGCGATCCTCAAGGAGGTGGAATCCCCCTATGATGTCCACGATTATATCCGTTCCTGCCTGGGGGACACGCTGGAAGCCAAAGAATTTGCCAAACAATTCCTGGAGCGGAGGGCCAAGCAGAAAGCCAgccagcagcggcagcagcagcag GAGGCATGGCTGAGCAGCGCCTCGCTGCAGACGGCCTTCCAGGCCAACCACAGCACCAAACTCGGCCCCGGGGAAGGCAGCAAGGCCAAGAGGCGGGCACTGATGCTGCACTCAGACCCCAGCATCCTGGGTGagctgggctggggcaggagcgGGACTTCCTTGGCACAGGGCAGGAGGAGCCCAGGAGAGAGCTCAGACGCAGCTTCTCCCCGGCTTCAGGGTACTCCCTGCACGGATCTTCTGGTGAGATCGAGAGCGTGGATGACTACTGACCAGCCCGgacccccagcccctgggctgTAG
- the GIGYF1 gene encoding GRB10-interacting GYF protein 1 isoform X5: protein MAAETLNFGPEWLRALSGGGSVASPPPSPAMPKYKLADYRYGREEMLALYVKENKVPEELQDKEFAAVLQDEPLQPLALEPLTEEEQRNFSLSVNSVAVLRLMGKGAGPPLAGTSRGRGSTRSRGRGRGDSCFYQRSIEEGDGAFGRSPREIQRSQSWDDRGERRFEKSARRDGARCGFEEGGAGPRKEHARSDSENWRSLREEQEEEEEGSWRLGAGPRRDGDRWRSASPDGGPRSAGWREHGERRRKFEFDLRGDRGGCGEEEGRGGGGSSHLRRCRAPDGFEEDKDGLPEWCLDDEDEEMGTFDASGAFLPLKKGPKEPIPEEQELDFQGLEEEEEPSEGLEEEGPEAGGKELTPLPPQEEKSSSPSPLPTLGPLWGTNGDGDEAAEKEPPAAEDDIRGIQLSPGVGSSAGPPGDLEDDEGLKHLQQEAEKLVASLQDSSLEEEQFTAAMQTQGLRHSAAATALPLSHGAARKWFYKDPQGEIQGPFTTQEMAEWFQAGYFSMSLLVKRGCDEGFQPLGEVIKMWGRVPFAPGPSPPPLLGNMDQERLKKQQELAAAALYQQLQHQQFLQLVSSRQLPQCALREKAALGDLTPPPPPPPQQQQQQLTAFLQQLQALKPPRGGDQNLLPTMSRSLSVPDSGRLWDVHTSASSQSGGEASLWDIPINSSTQGPILEQLQLQHKFQERREVELRAKREEEERKRREEKRRQQQQEEQKRRQEEEELFRRKHVRQQELLLKLLQQQQAVPVPPAPSSPPPLWAGLAKQGLSMKTLLELQLEGERQLHKQPPPREPARAQAPNHRVLGGLGTAPLNQWVSEAGPLWGGPDKSGGGSSGLGLWEDTPKSGGSLVRGLGLKNSRSSPSLSDSYSHLSGRPIRKKTEEEEKLLKLLQGIPRPQDGFTQWCEQMLHTLSATGSLDVPMAVAILKEVESPYDVHDYIRSCLGDTLEAKEFAKQFLERRAKQKASQQRQQQQEAWLSSASLQTAFQANHSTKLGPGEGSKAKRRALMLHSDPSILGYSLHGSSGEIESVDDY from the exons ATGGCAGCAGAGACACTCAACTTTGGGCCTGAGTG GCTCAGGGCCCTGTCCGGGGGCGGCAGCGTGGCCTCCCCACCCCCGTCCCCTGCCATGCCCAAATACAAGCTGGCTGACTACCGTTATGGGCGAGAGGAAATGCTGGCTCTCTACGTCAAGGAGAACAAG GTCCCGGAAGAGCTGCAGGACAAGGAGTTCGCCGCGGTGCTGCAGGACGAGCCACTGCAGCCCCTGGCTCTGGAGCCGCTGACTGAGGAGGAACAG AGAAACTTCTCCCTGTCAGTGAACAGCGTGGCTGTGCTGAGGCTGATGGGGAAAGGGGCTGGCCCCCCGCTGGCTGGCACCTCCCGAGGCAGGGGCAGCACGCGGAGCCGAG GCCGCGGCCGTGGTGACAGCTGCTTTTACCAAAGAAGCATCGAAGAAGGCGATGGGGCCTTTGGACGAAGCCCCCGGGAAATCCAGCGCAGCcagagctgggatgacag AGGCGAGAGGCGGTTTGAGAAGTCAGCAAGGCGGGATGGAG CACGATGTGGCTTTGAGGAGGGAGGGGCTGGCCCAAGGAAGGAGCACGCCCGCTCAGACAGCGAGAACTGGCGCTCCCTACGggaggaacaggaggaggaggaggagggcagctGGAGGCTCGGGGCAGGGCCCCGGCGAGACGGCGACCGCTGGCGCTCCGCCAGCCCTG ATGGTGGTCCCCGCTCTGCTGGCTGGCGGGAACATGGGGAACGGCGGCGCAAGTTTGAATTTGATTTGCGAGGGGATCGAGGAGGGTGTGGTGAAgaggaggggcggggagggggaggcagcTCTCACCTGCGGCGGTGCCGAGCGCCTGACGGCTTTGAGGAGGACAAGGATGGGCTCCCAGAGTGGTGCCTGGACGATGAGGATGAAGAAATGGGCACCTTTGATGCCTCTGGGGCCTTCTTGCCTCTCAAG AAGGGCCCCAAGGAGCCCATTCCTGAGGAGCAGGAGCTGGACTTCCAAgggttggaggaggaggaggaacctTCCGAAGGGCTAGAGGAGGAAGGGCCTGAGGCGG GTGGGAAGGAGCTGACCCCCCTGCCTCCTCAGGAGGAGAAGTCCAGCTCCCCATCCCCACTGCCCACCCTGGGCCCACTCTGGGGGACAAACGGGGATGGGGACGAAGCTGCAGAGAAAGAACCCCCAGCGGCCGAAG ATGATATTCGGGGGATCCAGCTGAGTCCTGGGGTGGGCTCCTCTGCTGGCCCACCCGGAGATCTGGAGGATGATGAAGGCTTGAAGCACCTGCAGCAG GAGGCGGAGAAGCTGGTGGCCTCCCTGCAGGACAGCTCCTTGGAGGAGGAGCAGTTCACGGCTGCCATGCAGACCCAGGGCCTGCGCCACTCTGCAGCCGCCACTGCCCTCCCGCTCAGCCATGGGGCTGCCCGGAAGTGGTTTTACAAGGACCCACAGGGCGAGATCCAAG GCCCCTTCACGACACAGGAGATGGCAGAGTGGTTCCAGGCCGGCTACTTTTCCATGTCACTGCTGGTGAAGCGGGGCTGCGATGAGGGCTTCCAGCCGCTGGGCGAGGTGATCAAGATGTGGGGCCGCGTGCCCTTTGCCCCAGGGCCCTCACCTCCCCCACTGCTG GGAAACATGGACCAGGAGCGGCTGAAGAAGCAACAGGAGCTGGCCGCGGCGGCCTTGTACCAGCAGCTGCAGCACCAGCAGTTTCTCCAGCTGGTTAGCAG CCGCCAGCTCCCGCAATGCGCGCTCCGAGAAAAGGCAGCTCTGGGGGACCTGacaccgccaccgccgccgccgccacagcagcagcagcagcagctcacgGCATTCCTGCAGCAGCTCCAGGCGCTCAAACCCCCCAG AGGCGGGGACCAGAACCTGCTCCCGACGATGAGCCGGTCCTTGTCGGTGCCGGATTCGGGCCGCCTCTGGGACGTACATACCTCAGCCTCATCACAGTCAG gTGGTGAGGCCAGTCTTTGGGACATACCAATTAACTCTTCGACTCAGGGTCCAATTCTAGAACAACTCCAGCTGCAACATAAA TTCCAGGAGCGCAGAGAAGTGGAGCTCAGGGCGAAGCGGGAGGAAGAGGAACGCAAGCGTCGAGAGGAGAAGCGCcgccagcagcagcaggaggagcagaagcggcggcaggaggaggaagagctgtTTCGGCGCAAGCAC GTGCGGCAGCAGGAGCTGTTGCTGAAGTTGCTACAGCAGCAGCAGGCGGTCCCCGTGCCCCCCGCACCCAGCTCCCCGCCCCCACTCTGGGCTGGCCTGGCCAAGCAGGGGCTGTCCATGAAGACGCTCCTGGAGTTGCAGCTGGAGGGCGAGCGGCAGCTGCACAAACAGCCCCCACCTCGGGAGCCAGCTCGGGCCCAGGCCCCCAACCACCGAGTG CTTGGGGGCCTGGGCACTGCCCCCCTGAACCAGTGGGTGTCTGAGGCTGGGCCACTGTGGGGCGGGCCAGACAAGAGTGGGGGCGGCAGCAGCGGCCTGGGGCTCTGGGAGGACACCCCCAAGAGCGGCGGGAGCCTGGTCCGTGGCCTCGGCCTGAAGAACAGCCGGAGCAGCCCATCTCTCAG TGACTCATACAGCCACCTATCGGGTCGGCCCATTCGCAAAAAGAcggaggaagaagagaagctgCTGAAGCTGCTGCAGGGCATTCCCAGGCCCCAGGACGGCTTCACCCAGTGGTGCGAGCAGATGCTGCACACGCTGAGCGCCACGGGCAGCCTGGACG TGCCCATGGCTGTAGCGATCCTCAAGGAGGTGGAATCCCCCTATGATGTCCACGATTATATCCGTTCCTGCCTGGGGGACACGCTGGAAGCCAAAGAATTTGCCAAACAATTCCTGGAGCGGAGGGCCAAGCAGAAAGCCAgccagcagcggcagcagcagcag GAGGCATGGCTGAGCAGCGCCTCGCTGCAGACGGCCTTCCAGGCCAACCACAGCACCAAACTCGGCCCCGGGGAAGGCAGCAAGGCCAAGAGGCGGGCACTGATGCTGCACTCAGACCCCAGCATCCTGG GGTACTCCCTGCACGGATCTTCTGGTGAGATCGAGAGCGTGGATGACTACTGA
- the GIGYF1 gene encoding GRB10-interacting GYF protein 1 isoform X4, protein MAAETLNFGPEWLRALSGGGSVASPPPSPAMPKYKLADYRYGREEMLALYVKENKVPEELQDKEFAAVLQDEPLQPLALEPLTEEEQRNFSLSVNSVAVLRLMGKGAGPPLAGTSRGRGSTRSRGRGRGDSCFYQRSIEEGDGAFGRSPREIQRSQSWDDRGERRFEKSARRDGARCGFEEGGAGPRKEHARSDSENWRSLREEQEEEEEGSWRLGAGPRRDGDRWRSASPDGGPRSAGWREHGERRRKFEFDLRGDRGGCGEEEGRGGGGSSHLRRCRAPDGFEEDKDGLPEWCLDDEDEEMGTFDASGAFLPLKKGPKEPIPEEQELDFQGLEEEEEPSEGLEEEGPEAGGKELTPLPPQEEKSSSPSPLPTLGPLWGTNGDGDEAAEKEPPAAEDDIRGIQLSPGVGSSAGPPGDLEDDEGLKHLQQEAEKLVASLQDSSLEEEQFTAAMQTQGLRHSAAATALPLSHGAARKWFYKDPQGEIQGPFTTQEMAEWFQAGYFSMSLLVKRGCDEGFQPLGEVIKMWGRVPFAPGPSPPPLLGNMDQERLKKQQELAAAALYQQLQHQQFLQLVSSRQLPQCALREKAALGDLTPPPPPPPQQQQQQLTAFLQQLQALKPPRGGDQNLLPTMSRSLSVPDSGRLWDVHTSASSQSGGEASLWDIPINSSTQGPILEQLQLQHKFQERREVELRAKREEEERKRREEKRRQQQQEEQKRRQEEEELFRRKHVRQQELLLKLLQQQQAVPVPPAPSSPPPLWAGLAKQGLSMKTLLELQLEGERQLHKQPPPREPARAQAPNHRVQLGGLGTAPLNQWVSEAGPLWGGPDKSGGGSSGLGLWEDTPKSGGSLVRGLGLKNSRSSPSLSDSYSHLSGRPIRKKTEEEEKLLKLLQGIPRPQDGFTQWCEQMLHTLSATGSLDVPMAVAILKEVESPYDVHDYIRSCLGDTLEAKEFAKQFLERRAKQKASQQRQQQQEAWLSSASLQTAFQANHSTKLGPGEGSKAKRRALMLHSDPSILGYSLHGSSGEIESVDDY, encoded by the exons ATGGCAGCAGAGACACTCAACTTTGGGCCTGAGTG GCTCAGGGCCCTGTCCGGGGGCGGCAGCGTGGCCTCCCCACCCCCGTCCCCTGCCATGCCCAAATACAAGCTGGCTGACTACCGTTATGGGCGAGAGGAAATGCTGGCTCTCTACGTCAAGGAGAACAAG GTCCCGGAAGAGCTGCAGGACAAGGAGTTCGCCGCGGTGCTGCAGGACGAGCCACTGCAGCCCCTGGCTCTGGAGCCGCTGACTGAGGAGGAACAG AGAAACTTCTCCCTGTCAGTGAACAGCGTGGCTGTGCTGAGGCTGATGGGGAAAGGGGCTGGCCCCCCGCTGGCTGGCACCTCCCGAGGCAGGGGCAGCACGCGGAGCCGAG GCCGCGGCCGTGGTGACAGCTGCTTTTACCAAAGAAGCATCGAAGAAGGCGATGGGGCCTTTGGACGAAGCCCCCGGGAAATCCAGCGCAGCcagagctgggatgacag AGGCGAGAGGCGGTTTGAGAAGTCAGCAAGGCGGGATGGAG CACGATGTGGCTTTGAGGAGGGAGGGGCTGGCCCAAGGAAGGAGCACGCCCGCTCAGACAGCGAGAACTGGCGCTCCCTACGggaggaacaggaggaggaggaggagggcagctGGAGGCTCGGGGCAGGGCCCCGGCGAGACGGCGACCGCTGGCGCTCCGCCAGCCCTG ATGGTGGTCCCCGCTCTGCTGGCTGGCGGGAACATGGGGAACGGCGGCGCAAGTTTGAATTTGATTTGCGAGGGGATCGAGGAGGGTGTGGTGAAgaggaggggcggggagggggaggcagcTCTCACCTGCGGCGGTGCCGAGCGCCTGACGGCTTTGAGGAGGACAAGGATGGGCTCCCAGAGTGGTGCCTGGACGATGAGGATGAAGAAATGGGCACCTTTGATGCCTCTGGGGCCTTCTTGCCTCTCAAG AAGGGCCCCAAGGAGCCCATTCCTGAGGAGCAGGAGCTGGACTTCCAAgggttggaggaggaggaggaacctTCCGAAGGGCTAGAGGAGGAAGGGCCTGAGGCGG GTGGGAAGGAGCTGACCCCCCTGCCTCCTCAGGAGGAGAAGTCCAGCTCCCCATCCCCACTGCCCACCCTGGGCCCACTCTGGGGGACAAACGGGGATGGGGACGAAGCTGCAGAGAAAGAACCCCCAGCGGCCGAAG ATGATATTCGGGGGATCCAGCTGAGTCCTGGGGTGGGCTCCTCTGCTGGCCCACCCGGAGATCTGGAGGATGATGAAGGCTTGAAGCACCTGCAGCAG GAGGCGGAGAAGCTGGTGGCCTCCCTGCAGGACAGCTCCTTGGAGGAGGAGCAGTTCACGGCTGCCATGCAGACCCAGGGCCTGCGCCACTCTGCAGCCGCCACTGCCCTCCCGCTCAGCCATGGGGCTGCCCGGAAGTGGTTTTACAAGGACCCACAGGGCGAGATCCAAG GCCCCTTCACGACACAGGAGATGGCAGAGTGGTTCCAGGCCGGCTACTTTTCCATGTCACTGCTGGTGAAGCGGGGCTGCGATGAGGGCTTCCAGCCGCTGGGCGAGGTGATCAAGATGTGGGGCCGCGTGCCCTTTGCCCCAGGGCCCTCACCTCCCCCACTGCTG GGAAACATGGACCAGGAGCGGCTGAAGAAGCAACAGGAGCTGGCCGCGGCGGCCTTGTACCAGCAGCTGCAGCACCAGCAGTTTCTCCAGCTGGTTAGCAG CCGCCAGCTCCCGCAATGCGCGCTCCGAGAAAAGGCAGCTCTGGGGGACCTGacaccgccaccgccgccgccgccacagcagcagcagcagcagctcacgGCATTCCTGCAGCAGCTCCAGGCGCTCAAACCCCCCAG AGGCGGGGACCAGAACCTGCTCCCGACGATGAGCCGGTCCTTGTCGGTGCCGGATTCGGGCCGCCTCTGGGACGTACATACCTCAGCCTCATCACAGTCAG gTGGTGAGGCCAGTCTTTGGGACATACCAATTAACTCTTCGACTCAGGGTCCAATTCTAGAACAACTCCAGCTGCAACATAAA TTCCAGGAGCGCAGAGAAGTGGAGCTCAGGGCGAAGCGGGAGGAAGAGGAACGCAAGCGTCGAGAGGAGAAGCGCcgccagcagcagcaggaggagcagaagcggcggcaggaggaggaagagctgtTTCGGCGCAAGCAC GTGCGGCAGCAGGAGCTGTTGCTGAAGTTGCTACAGCAGCAGCAGGCGGTCCCCGTGCCCCCCGCACCCAGCTCCCCGCCCCCACTCTGGGCTGGCCTGGCCAAGCAGGGGCTGTCCATGAAGACGCTCCTGGAGTTGCAGCTGGAGGGCGAGCGGCAGCTGCACAAACAGCCCCCACCTCGGGAGCCAGCTCGGGCCCAGGCCCCCAACCACCGAGTG CAGCTTGGGGGCCTGGGCACTGCCCCCCTGAACCAGTGGGTGTCTGAGGCTGGGCCACTGTGGGGCGGGCCAGACAAGAGTGGGGGCGGCAGCAGCGGCCTGGGGCTCTGGGAGGACACCCCCAAGAGCGGCGGGAGCCTGGTCCGTGGCCTCGGCCTGAAGAACAGCCGGAGCAGCCCATCTCTCAG TGACTCATACAGCCACCTATCGGGTCGGCCCATTCGCAAAAAGAcggaggaagaagagaagctgCTGAAGCTGCTGCAGGGCATTCCCAGGCCCCAGGACGGCTTCACCCAGTGGTGCGAGCAGATGCTGCACACGCTGAGCGCCACGGGCAGCCTGGACG TGCCCATGGCTGTAGCGATCCTCAAGGAGGTGGAATCCCCCTATGATGTCCACGATTATATCCGTTCCTGCCTGGGGGACACGCTGGAAGCCAAAGAATTTGCCAAACAATTCCTGGAGCGGAGGGCCAAGCAGAAAGCCAgccagcagcggcagcagcagcag GAGGCATGGCTGAGCAGCGCCTCGCTGCAGACGGCCTTCCAGGCCAACCACAGCACCAAACTCGGCCCCGGGGAAGGCAGCAAGGCCAAGAGGCGGGCACTGATGCTGCACTCAGACCCCAGCATCCTGG GGTACTCCCTGCACGGATCTTCTGGTGAGATCGAGAGCGTGGATGACTACTGA